The region AAAGCGGGGCCTCCCAGCCTGTCAAACTTCAACGGGTGCCTGGCAGTAGGAGGGTCCAGGGTCCTGGCGGAAACCCTGTCTTGAGGCAGAGACAGCTGGGCTGAAACCCGCGCTGGACTGGCCTGAGAACTGGGGGAGGGCACACGCTGGAGGATCTCCAAGGATGGGACACGCTGGCCGCAGCCAGTGTGCTCATTTCTGCTGCTGGGGGTCAGGGTGCTGTCGCCCTACACAGGAGCAGCTTCCCTACCCCGGGCCCGAGGGGCAGGGCTGACCGAGCCCACCGAGGGGCGAGCGCTGATCCCCCCATTCTGTGGGAATCAGGTGGGCTCGagaacaggggcagagggggtgaTGGCCGTGGCAGGGGCCTCCTTACTTTGCACACGTCATCTTCACTTAAAACCCGAAGAGAAGGGAAGTGGCTGCCAAGAGTCCCAGAgccaaggaggaggggcaagatgcaAATCCAGCAGGTCAGCCCCTCCATCCTGCACCATCCTGCACTGCTTGCATCCCTACACGCCTCCTTCCCTTTCGCGGCCGCCCCAGGCCTCCTGGCAGCCCGTTGTCACCCGATGATCCGTTTTGCCTGCACAAGGCTCGGCCTGGCTTGGGACCACGGCAGGGCAGCTGTGGGAGGCTGGGGACACTTGGTTCCCACTGCTCACTTAGAGTGCTCGGCGCCCGCTGGGAGTCCCACTTCTGTGCCACGGCTCTGCCAGGACcctcctgggggagcctggggtgTCGAGGGACCTCACTACTCGTAGCCGCCAAGAGGACAGAATGAGATGCTCCGAGGAAAGCCCTTAGCAGGAGGCCCGGCACCTAATGACCCATGGTTCATGGGGTTTGTCATCATCGTTAAAGGTGTTTCTGAACCCAGAGCAGGACAAGGCCTTCCTGAACCCCTCGGCTGCCCACCCCAGGGCATTCACTCCATCCCGTGATGGGAAAATGTGAAACTGGAAGGAATCTTCTGGAATAGCAAGACTGGTGGTTTTCGAATTGCGTCCGTGGTGCCTAGGGCCCCGTGCATGTGCCTCAGGGAACGTGTTGGGAAGGGTGTTGGGCGCTGAGCTGGTGCGCTCCAGGAACCACCCCCAGCCTAGAAAGGTTCCCTTTTGAGGGGTGACACTGATAGCCCATGAACCTCAAGCTGGGGAGTGAAGACAAGGAAGCGACAGAAAGTGGAAAATTGTGAGGTTAATGGATTAGAAGACCCCACAgggtaaaaaaaatcacttggagCGGGGGTGCTGACCTAAGTGAGTTAGAGaagaggggtggggacagggagagagctCACGGTCTGAAACCAGGATTTTAACGGCGGTACAATTATTGGCAAAACCTCTAGGTCATAACCATGAGCAGGTGGCTGAGGAGAAGAGCGATCAGCTCAAATGACCAAAAGACCGGTGGGTTGTAATGATTCCTCTTAACGGGTCACTTCATCCAATGTCATCCAGGCTGTGGACAATTACCATTTGGGTTAGGACACACTTTGCGCCCGCTGTGCCAGTTTCATTACGTATGAGTTAGAGCCACGAACGTCAAGCTCTACAAATGAGCTAATGTTTGAAGCAATATCTATGTTGCATAAGAAAAGTGTGATTTAGttaaagttctaaaaaaataaaaatgaaaagcccCCCCTGTAATCTGTTTTACACATTGGGCATTCACTTAACCTTTCGCTTGAGGAATCTGCTGAAAAAGAACCCACCGCAAAGCACGGCTCTGCACCACGCCTCTTGTTTTGCCCGTGGGGGACGtgcaggcccagagaggggaacgTTGCTGCCCTAGGCTTCCTCGCAGGTCGGTGGCCAGGCCCGGGCTAGACTGGAGGGCTCAGCGTTCCAGCCCAAAGTGTTGCTGATGTCCCCAGTGACTCACTCCCTGTTCCAGGTCTTTGGAGGTGCACTTATCTGTCCCCTGGGGGCATCAGAGTTGACCCCACTGGCAGCATCCTATGCATAGTCCATTTCTACCAGGTGGCTCAGGAGCCTCTCCCTGGGCTGGAGAGAAGGGGTGCTCCCTGGCATGTGCTCCTTGGGAGCCCTAAGGCCATCAGGGTGCAATCAGGTCTCCCCAATCAGTAGACAGAGGCCTCTTGCTGAGGCCGGCTCCGGTGCTTTGGTGGTGGGagcacctgctcccacctgccagGTCTTTCCATCTCAGGTTCCTCCTTGGGCCACACTGTTCCTCACACTCATCTTGCTTTTACAGCCACCCCTGTCTCCATCCCACCACCATCCCTGGCATCCAGCCCTGTGAGCCTCAGCAATAAATCCCCCTCCAGATTCCAAGGGGGTTAATAATGATCATAAAAACAGTGCTACCCTCCATCATCACAGAGGAACAACCGCTAAGATTCTCTTTCTGGAGCTTTTGCTATGATAGTGACTTCACCTAATTATTTACTTACTTCTCACCTGCGGAAGAGGAAATGTCATGCCCATTTTAAAGATCAGAAcgcaaaggctcagagaggtcccAGAGCCTgttcaaaatcacacagctaagaaATGGCCGAGTCAGACGGTGGCCCCAAATCCCGGTCACCACCCTGTTTAACGGCAGgcctgcctcttctctctttcttaccCTGCCTGCATTTCCTTTAGGGCACCTCCCCGAGCCCCCCATTACACTTCACACGGGGCGTGTGTTTATGACCTGCCTCGCCCTGTAGACACGTGAGACTTTGCCGGGTTCACCCACTGCCGTATCCTGATACAGTTCCTGGTGATCCAAAAGTGTCTGCTGGACTCCCAAACGTGTGGCGGTCTGACCACCCCACTAGCCGCCCCCCACGAGCCCAGCTGTGCCCTGGCGGCCCCGAGCTCCACCCCCCAAGGCTGCTGTCTGTGGCTGAGGCTTACTCTGCTGTGGAGAAGGCCAGGGTGAAGTTGTGGCGGCGCTGCGTGGGCTCCAGGGCAGCATAGTCAAAGGCATCGGGGAAGAACTTGTGGATGAGGGCGCAGAAGGCCATGCCGCTGCTCCAGCTGGAGGAGAAGTTCTGGATGTCCACGTGCTGCAGGAGAGCGGGCCCAGGGCAGGCCTCGGTGAGCCTCCGGCTGGACGGCCTGGATGCATCGCTCTGGGGCTTTGTGCCACTCAGAccctccctggccctgctgccctgggaagGGTCCCCTGCTCCGCTCCGGCCACCTGCTCCATGCCTACCTCGTAGTTTCTGGTCATGGCCCGGCACCACTCCAAGAGCATGTTCTTGACACCACCAATGGCTGCTCCCGCTGCCTTAGTGTTTCGGAACAGGGCCGTGGGGCCTGAGGCTGCCCTGCAAGGGGAGGGATGAACACAGCCAGACCAGACCGGTGACAGGCCACAGGGGGCCCCATCAAGGAGGATCCCCAGCCCCAGACATCAGTCTTCCTCACCTTGGCCTGAGCTGTTCCCAGGCCCTCGGGGcctcaggcctccccaccccaccaaccAGCCCACGGTTCCTGGGGAAGGCCCAGCCCAGCCGGCACCCTACCCGCCAAACTTGTCCACGATGGCTTTGCGGTTCTGTGCACGGGGCCCCcggggccgggcaggggctgACACCCTGCGCTCCGgtgccttctctttcttcttctcctgggaggcagggggctcTGTGGGACTCTGGGGCGCATCGCTAGGTGAAGACTCACTATGGAGGAGGTTCAGAGCAGTGTGAGAAGGGCTGGGAGCAGCCCCTACAGGgcacagggagggggcaggggcagggggcagggagctggTTAGGGTGGGAGCTCCCTGCGGTCTAAAGAGGGATACGAAGTCGTGACCCCCACTCCTGGCACACATTtcctctgtgcccagcactgaGAGGGGCTCGAGGCGGAAGAAGGAGGCTCAGTCTAGCTTTGGGGAACAGCATCTCTCTGCTGAGATGTGTGGGCAGAGCTAAGACAAGTCTGAGGTCtggcctgagtttgaatcctggctttgcctcTTATTTGCTGTGTCATgacacttctctgagcctcagccccCTCATCTGTGAACTGAGGACAAGAACAGCTACCTGACAAGGTGGCTCTGGGACTTGAGAAGGAAGGGGAGTGGAGAGCACCCAACTGTGTCTGCCATGTAACCGGCCACGTGCTCAGTGAACATTGACCTGTTATCTTTCCCTAACAAAGTGGCACagagggcatgtgggtggctcagtcgattaggcctctgccttgggctggggtcatgatctcagggtcctggggtcaagcctgctccacagggagcctgctactccttctCCCTAGGCCTCTCCTCTTTGCTGctgcactctctccctcaaataaataaataaaatcttaaaaaagaaagaaagtggcaCGGAGGTGAATTTCAGGTCAAAATAGGTTGATTCTTCCAATGAGTTAAGTTATGTAATGGCAAGAGAAGTCTCTCACTTTATCCAGCACCCACCAGGTACCACGCACTGTGTTAAGCACtttataccatttttaaaaattgatctctgtgcccagcgtggggctcaaactcacgaccctgagatcaagagtcacacactctacccactgagccagccaggcacccaagcACCTTCCATATTTTATGTCATGGAAGCCTCACAATGATCCTACGAGGTAGGGACAGTTACGGTGCTCAGTTAACAGAAGAGGAGAATAGTGACacgaccaaggtcacacagtgttAAGTGGCAGAGTCATTGTCTGAACTCAGggtctctgctcatgctctgtggGTAGTGATGGCACCACGGAAACAGGCCAAGCCACAAGAGGAGGCACCCTGTGAAGATCTGCCAAGGATGCTGAGGAGGAGGCGTTAGCAGTGGAGAGGGAGCGGGCCAGGTACACCTCCTGCTCCCTTTGCTCCCATCCTCCGGCTCCTTGGGTTtcctgggctctgccctgggaTGGAGGCTGAATGCCAGGAATCCTGGAAAGTCTCAAGGTCAGGTCCAGGCAATGGTGGACTTTGAAGGGAGCATGTGGGCGAGGCAGTGGGGACTAGGGCCCAGAATTTGACATTACCTGGCTGAAGGACTGGTCTCTCCGGAGGCTGCCGCGTCTGGACCCACCCCGTCTggaggagggaatgggaaggatggagggaggctgGAGCAACCATGATGAGCTGTCTGCACACCCCCTCAGGGCAGCCCCTGCAGCGCCCCATCCCCATGGGCCCCTGGACTCACTCACCCGGGCTGAGGCCGCTGCCCTCCTCTGTGGGGCTCTCGAGCCATTCCTCAGGGGAGCTGGGGACCGCTCCTGCGCCCTCCTCCGACTCTCTCTCCACGCCCTGGTCCTGCTCTTCCTTGGGGCCACCTGGCTCCTGGAATGAACATGATTTGTGTGGGCTCATGGTCCCACAGACACCTGCCCAAGGCTTTGCGGGGACCTCAGGGAGATCTGGAAGGCAGCCCGGGCCCACAGGGCTGCACCCCCAGCCCGGCTCTTGATGTCATTGGGAAGACTGGACTTGCCCAAAGGAATACAGTGGGGGCGAGGGGCTTACTTCCTGGGGTACCCGGGACTCCAGAATGCTGTgggggcctcctccctcctcccctttgcctCACTCACTGCCTCCTCCATCGCATCAGCCTCCTGAGGTTCAGCCTCGGCCTCTGCCTCCACAGCAGCCTTGGTCTGTGCATCTGACCCAGCCTCCGGGGCACCAGCTTTCTCCTGGGCTTCAGCCATGGGCTCCTCGGTCTTGTCGCTCTTCTCCTGAGAGGCTGTTGTGGCCTCCTCCTTCCCGTCAGCCTCCCTGGCTCCGGTCTTGGCCTCCTGCTCCCCAGCAGCCTGCGTGGGCTCAGCCTTGGCCTCATCATTCACACGGGCTTCCTCCTGAGATTCAGGCTTGGCCTCCTTCTCGTCAGCTGGCTGCTTCCCAGAGGCCAACGTGGTCCCCAGGGCTTCCTCAGCCTCCTTGGGGCCAGGCTGGGTCTCTTCCTTCCCATCAGTCATCTCCTGAGAAGCCACTGTGCTCTCTTCCTTCCCGCCATCTTCCTTGTGTAGTTCAGCCTCCACTTTGGCTGCCACCTTGACCTCATCCAACCCGTTTGCTTCCCCCTGAAGTTCAGGTGATGTGCTGTCCTCAGCTGCTgctctttcctgctttcctgctCCATCTGGAGGTGTCTCTTTGACTGTTGGCTCCACTGAGCCTTTGGCCTCTTCTGCAGAGGCTCCACCTCCCAGTGTTTCCGGGGCCTCTGTGTTTGGGGAGACGGTGGTGCCATCTTCAGTGggcttcccttccttctgctccatCTCTGGAAAGTGGGGACAAGCAAACCTGGTCATGCCCCCTCCCTGCATCAAGTGAAGACTCCTCCCTCACAGAGTGCTGGCCCCAGAGTGTGGGGGGATGAGGGGGGCTGGAGTTCTGCTGTTCAATCCTGGGTCCCTCACCGTTTGGACATGTGACCTGAGCATCCACTTTCCCAGCAGTAAAATGAAGGGGTGCAGCGCTACTTCCCCCAGGGTGAGGTGTTGGGCCATGTTGACTTGACGCTAGATGGTGTTCAGGCTGTGGCTTGGGCTCTAAATAACATTAGATCACATAATGCCTTTTCAATGATTTTGCCTCTTTCTGATTATGCCAATGAGATGGTTACAATGTGATCCTGCCATCTGGAAACAATTGCCCTTCTCCCCTTTTAATGGAGGtagctaggggtgcctgggtggctcagcggttgagtgtctgccttcggctcagggcgtgatcccagtccagggatcgagtcccacatcgggctccctgcagggagcctccttctccctctctctgtgtgtctctcatgaataactaaataaaatcttttttttttttttttgactaaataaaatcttaatggaGGTAGCTAGCCTCAGGCCCGGAGCCCAAAGCAGGCGGGAGTATCTAGAGAGAATCTAATGCACTGCTTTGTTTccgttgtatttatttttacagttactTTCTATTTCTGGCCCCTGATATTGACTTTCCATTTCTAATAGTGatataaactttcttttaaaaatgtattcatcgggtttaaaaataagttaactcAAAAGAAGACAATCACCAAAGCGGAGCACAGGTGGTACAGATGTGCCTCAATCCCGGGGGTGGCGTAAAAATGCCTATAATTTGGGAAACCCTGGGCCAGctgctctctgggcctctgtcagCCCCTCCAGCTGCCGTGGCTCCGTCTGTGGTTCTCAGGAAAGGTGGGCCTGGACCTGGAAGAGTTTATTCGGGGGAAGAATAGAAACGTACTCTCATTAACCTCTGCCAGAGAAATCTGACCCTCTAACTgccagggtgaggcagggagagggagattaATGTACCTTGACACGAGCTCTCCTATTCGAGTACTGTATATACTGTAGGATCTAGAAAaacaggtgggtggggggacagggccaGCTCCCTCATTCCCCTGCCCTTCTTGGGTATCTgtttacaaagaaaacaatccTCAAATAGTGTTCAGGGCATGACTCAGGCAGTAAGAGTAGTAGGTACTCCTGTCACTGGCTAAAAATACCTCCTGCCCTCTGCCATCACTCTGGGTGGTGGCACCCGGGGCACCTGGGCaactggggcagaggcaggacgATGGGCGGGCTGGTGACATGCCCCTCAGGGCAGGGCCCCGGGGGGTCCCTGGAGTCAGTGCTCCCAGGATTTCTGAGGAAGCAGGCTGGGATGTGCGAAGACGTCCTCCAACTGCACCCCTCCTGCCAGAGCCCCTTCACGGTTCAGCAGCCCCAGCAGTGTATTAGGTAGGAGCTGGCTTGACCCCCAACTCCTAGCCACTCAGTCTGAGGCCTGAGCAGACCCGTGGCTTCCCGAATCCTCAGGCTCCACTGACAATGACAGGACTGGTCTAGATCAGGTTTATCCAAACTCTTCTGCGGAAAACTAGGGTCTCCCAAGACATTAataggagctggggtggggggagggatgtaTTCTCTGGCTGAGGCTGTTCCAGCAACAGCCTACTCTCCACCCCTTGAGAGACACACAACTTTGTTGGCACGTAAGTGGGTTTCAGATACTCCACAGTAAAAGAAGCCTTCACTTGGCTTAGCTTTGTTTAACTCACTGTTCCCCGAAACTATTTGATCATGGATTtgctttttcttgccttcttttctttttgctctgcTTTTCCTGAGACTGCCATCTGGAACCATGCCCTGGTTCTCAGAGGAAAGTGTGGCAAGTGCTGGCCTGAGTGATCTGCACAACCCCTCCCTGCCCCGTGCTCTTGTTTGGAAGATGATGTGGAGCAGTGGCGAGAACCATAAGTTCTGGAGTATTCCCACCAGGAGATCCCAGCTCCCACTGTgctgaccttgagcaagttatccTGTCCTCTCTGGGTTGTGATTTCTGGAGATAAAAATCCCCTTGGATGATTAGGGAAGCCAATGCACAGAAAGTATTTTGAGGCGCACCTGGCATGAATGGAGCATTGGGACTCTATTTtataattgctattatttttaagtaggctccacgcccaacatggGCACatccttgagatcaagagtcgcatgctctacctgGAGCCAGCCGGGCGCCCCTGAATGGAGCCCTTAGCACAAATCAGCTTGGAAGTTGCAGGTTGGCCTCTGTCCGTTAATGTTGGCCCTGACCGGGTCGTGAGGGCATCTCGTTGGTAAGACAAGGCAAAGAGGACTGAACACCAGTAAGATGACAACAGGCTCCTTTTATGCCTCCAAGTGCGGTGGTGTTTGGCTAAGACTTTAGCAGAGCGCTGTAGCCATCCTTCCTTTGTCTACATGCTGCACACtgcagggcggggggcggggggggaggcaggtgcacctgggcacacacacacacacacacacacactcctcggCCATCCTGGGTGTTCATCACCTCAGCTTTCCACACCCCCCAGGCTTGTCCTAGTAGATAAAGAGTGAAGAACCCCAGAGTGTGAGAAGCCAGGAGACCAGCACCTACCCCAACACCAGCGATTCTACAGCAAGTTGCCAGCTTATCCTGCAGTGCCCTGCACATCTCACCCATTTCTTGCTCTCGCCCTTTGGAATAGGCGTtattgcccccattttacagattaggaattTGAGTCTTGGGGAGTTGAAGTCTCCTAAGTAAAGTCACAGGAAGGTTCGAGGGCCCACCCATACCCAGAATCCGGGTCTCCTGACAACCAAGCTGGCATTTGTGCCAGAGATGCTCTTCGGCCAGTGTCCCTTTC is a window of Vulpes lagopus strain Blue_001 chromosome 11, ASM1834538v1, whole genome shotgun sequence DNA encoding:
- the SMTNL1 gene encoding smoothelin-like protein 1, which produces MEQKEGKPTEDGTTVSPNTEAPETLGGGASAEEAKGSVEPTVKETPPDGAGKQERAAAEDSTSPELQGEANGLDEVKVAAKVEAELHKEDGGKEESTVASQEMTDGKEETQPGPKEAEEALGTTLASGKQPADEKEAKPESQEEARVNDEAKAEPTQAAGEQEAKTGAREADGKEEATTASQEKSDKTEEPMAEAQEKAGAPEAGSDAQTKAAVEAEAEAEPQEADAMEEAEPGGPKEEQDQGVERESEEGAGAVPSSPEEWLESPTEEGSGLSPDGVGPDAAASGETSPSASESSPSDAPQSPTEPPASQEKKKEKAPERRVSAPARPRGPRAQNRKAIVDKFGGAASGPTALFRNTKAAGAAIGGVKNMLLEWCRAMTRNYEHVDIQNFSSSWSSGMAFCALIHKFFPDAFDYAALEPTQRRHNFTLAFSTAEKLADCAQLLEVDDMVRLAVPDSKCVYTYIQELYRSLVQKGLVKTKKK